The Deltaproteobacteria bacterium genomic sequence GGGCGGCGATGGATGACGAAAAAAGCAGCCAATGGAAGACAGTGGCACGGGGCGTGCAAGTCAAGTTTCATCCCGACCGAAAGCACGGCAAAGCGCCTGATCGGTATTTCCGAATCAGGTACGCCGTGGACGGCAAGATGGTTTCCGAGTCTTTGGGTTGGGCATCCGAAGGCATGACCCAGGAAGATGCCGTCTCCATCCGGTTGCAGTACATCAAGGCCAAGAAAGGCATCATCGATGCCCCTACTACCAAAGCCGAAGCCAAGCAGCTTGAAGCCCAGGCCAAGGCCGAAGCCGAACGACAGCAGCAGCTTGAAGCCGCCCGCAACGTGACCCTTTCCGAGTATTGGCCGGTTTACCTGACCAGCGCCAAGCTAATCAGTGGCGACAGGAAAAAGGCCAAGTCCTGGCAGAGTGACGAAAGCGCCTTCTCGAACTGGTTACAGCCAATCCTTGGCGACGTGCCGATCAAAGACATAGACGTTGACCATTGGGACCGGTTCATGGGTGCCATGGTTGACGGCCAGCTTGCCCCGCGTACTCGCCAATATATGGCAGGTGTTCTCCGGCAAGTCCTGGCCTTCGCATATTCTCGAAAGCTGGTACCCTTCCCGCCGCCCGCCGCCCGTGACGTTGGCGCTACCATCGGCAAAGGTGGCAATCGCCGGACACGGACCTTATCGACAGCGGAACTCCAAGCGATCCTACAAGCCCTGGCCGAACGCGACCGGGCCGCCCATGCCATTACTATTTTTTGTGCCATGACGGGATGCAGGCTTGGTGAAGCCGCCGGGCTCGAATGGAAAGACCTTGATCTTTCCGTGGGGGAAGCGACTTTCCGAGCCACGAAGAACGGCAAAGATCGGACTATCCCGCTACCAGTTCCACTTGTCGCCTTTCTTGTGGATCTTCGCAGTCAGGGGCGCGTGGCCGGGCATGTTTTTTTGAACAGCGCCGGGAATCCCTACACGCAGACGCCGCAACCATTCCGAGATACGGTGGAAGCCTTGGGCCTAAATGAAGGCCGGGGCAAGCGCGACCGAGTTGTCTTTCATACGTTGAGACATTCCGCAGCAACCAGACTAGCCAAGGGTGGAATGTCCCTGCCTGACCTGCAAGCATTATGCGGGTGGTCTTCGCCGATCATGGCGTTGAGATACGCGCACGACGATGACAAAACCAAGCGCAAGGCCATGGACGCCCTTGCCGATGAGCTTGCAATGCCATCCAAGGTGACGAGCATTTTCGGCAAATAGCAATTTTTCCAGGGTCTAGGTCGTGACTGATCATCACGACCGAAAAGCGCACTACCTGCCCCGGCAGCGCCTGACCCTGGATCTTTATGCACGGGGCAAAGGGGCAGATGATATGACGTTAGAAAAAGTTTCGGATTATGTGACTTGCGGTGAATTGATTGACAGGCTTGGTTGCCTGACCATTGAATTTGTAAAAGGCATACGGCGCGGCATTGTCCCCAAGCCAACAAGTGAAGCCGGTGGTTCCCGCACAGCAGAGACCGATCCTGCTTTTTATGACCATTCACTGATGCCAAGCGTTGATGAATGGGTCAAATATGTCCGGGCCGCCAAGATTTTCCGATTTTTTGCAGAAAGCAGTTGGCCGCGAATGGTTCACGAGTTGGGGCATTGCTGGGAAGTCGTCGAAACCGCCACGACGCCGCCCACGGCCACGACCGAGCCAGGCCATGATCAGCAGGTGGAAGAACCTGCCCGCATTTTTAAGACGCCCAAACAATTTGCCGACTATTACCGCAGTATCGAAGGGGCGAAGTTCGGCTGGATCATGCTTGAAATCGTCGATCGATGGGGCTTGAAAAATTACGCCGCCGCCGCCGTCGCATTGGGCGATCCAGTCCCAGAGAAAGGATCGGAAGCAGCAAAGAGTTACGGAGAACGATTCCGCTACTACACAAGGCTGCTTGATCAGAGCGAGTAATTACAACCGGGGAAACCCGGTTTTTTTACGCCCTTTCGCAATTCTGGATTTTTTCCTGCCTTTTTTCCCGCCTTTCTGGATTTTTTCCATCCTGACAGCGACATAAAAAGTCAACGATAACAGCCCCTAACAGTCACAACAAGTCACGCGTGAGCGTGAAGGGGGTTTTTTTATGACGTTATCGAAAAAGCTGATCGAGTCCTGGCCCAGCCCTATCGTTGCCCGCGCCGAAGTGGGTCGTTTCAGCGGTGGGCTACTCCATCCCAGAACCATGGCGAACTTGGACGCCCTTGGCGAAGGCCCCGGCAAGATCGTGGTCGGACGCCGCGTTGCCTATGATCGGGATCAGTTGGCTACATGGATTGAATCCCGCGCCACGGGTCAGGGGGTGCAGGCATGAAGAAAAACAGAGTAGCCACTGACCGCCCTTTTGTGGATACCGCCGCCGCCGTGAAGAACTGGCCGGGGGATTTTGTCGGCAGAGATGAAGTGGAACGGTTTTTCTCCGGGGCCGTCACGAATACGCAGATGGTTGTTTTGGAAATATGGTCCGGGCTGGAATACGATCGGCATTTGACCAGAGAGATCCAAGAGAAAGAAGGATTCCGCCCTATCCGTGCAAAGCATCACGGTCGTGACGGTTGGACCGCCGCATCGTTGGCTATGTTTGTTGAGCAGCATCCCGATTGGATGGAGAGATCCAGGGCCGCCGCGATTGAGTTTGACGCGCAGCAGGCGAAGGGGGCCAGGGCATGAGAAAGGAAAAGCCCCACGCGGGCACGCAGGGCATAGGGATGGGGCTTGTGAAACGGTGTGTTTCTTGGCTTGAATGTTTCACAGGATGGACAATCAGTCAAGTTGATTTGCTAGTCGCGGCTGGAATCATCATTGCCGCGAAGGTGCTTTTGTGAGCAGGCAGGCGCTAAAAAGCGCAGCCTTGAGCGTTGCCGGGAAGGGCAAGCCGGTGTTCCCCTGCAATATCAAAAAGCATCCCATGACCGAGCACGGCTACCTGGACGCCACTACCGACACGGACACGATCAACGAGATGTTTTCTCGGCCGGGGGTGGCTGGAATTGGGATGCCGACCGGACCGGTCAGTGGGCTACTTGTCATCGACAGAGACCGCAAGAACGGGGTGGATGGTATCGCCGCCTGCAAGGATCTGGAAGCGGATCTTGGGCCGCTACCCGAAACGCTACAGCAGCGCACGGGGTCAGGCGGAGATCAGCTTTTCTTCACCTATCCGGCGGGGGCGGAGATCCCTTGCAGTGCTGGCAAGATCGGACCCGGAATCGATGTCCGCAGCGCCGGGGGCTATGTGATTATTCCGCCATCACGAAACGAAGCCGGGGTCTATGTCTGGCTGAACCGCCTACGTCCTGCCCCGCTTCCCCAAGCATGGATTGACCACTTGGCCAGGAAGCCCCGACCGGAGCAGCGACCATGCCCGCGAATCCTGGCCACGCTATCGACCCGATACGGAGCCGTCGCCCTGGAACGTGAATGCCGAGAGCTGGCATCCATGTCTCCCGATTCTGGCCGCAACGTCCGCTTGAATGAAGCGGCCTATGTCATCGGGCAACTTGTGGGCGGTGGCGAGATCGAACACGGCGAAGCCCTGACCGCCTTGGAGCAGGCCGCCGCCGCTTGTGGGCTTGGCGATCACGAAGCCGCCCGGACTATCGAGAGCGGTTTTCAAGCAGGCATGGCCGAACCCCGGCAGGCAAGGGGGCGCTATGTCTGAAACCTTGCAATATGCTGAAAACAAGTCGGGTCGGTCGGGTCGGTCGGGTCAAGGCGCGGTTGACGGGGGTTTTATCGACCCGACTACCGAAAAACCCAAGTCGGGTCGGTCGGGTCAAGTCGGGTTGGGTCAGGTTCAGTTGCCCAACGGATACCACAAGAACGCCGAAGGGCTTTGGTACATCGAAGACCCGGAAAAGCCCGAAGAAAAAACCTGGCTGGGTGCGCCGATTTACTTTCAGGCCATGACCAGAAACGGCGATTCCGAAGCATGGGGGCTTTTGATTGGTTGGCATGACCCGGATAGAAAGTTGCATTGGTGGGCCATGCCCTACAGCTTGTTGAATGACACCCGGCAGAGTTGGCGGGCGGAAATGGCAAGCGGTGGGTGGCGCGGTGCGACCAGTCTAAAGGCAAAGGCACTGCTTGGGCAGTTATTGGCTTCCGTGGTGGTGCATGACCGGGCGCGGTGCGTTGACCGGGCGGGGTGGCATGGAAACGCCTATGTCCGCCCGGACGCAGTGATTGGTCAGGGCGAAGAACGCCTTGTGCTCCAAGCGACCATGGCCGCGAATCCATTCACGCAGGCCGGAAGCCTTGAAGACTGGAACGCGACCATAGGCGCGTGGGCCATGAAAAACCGCTTGCTCATGTTTGGGATTAGCGCCGCCCTGTCCGGGCCTTTGCTTGAACTGGCCGGGATGGATTCCGGGGGCTTCCATTTTTGGGGGCACAGCAGCACGGGCAAGACCACGATAATGCGGGCCGCGTGGTCCGTATATGGCCCACCTTCGGGGATCAGGACGTGGCGGAGCACGTCCAACGGACTGGAAGGAATCGCCGCCTTGCACAATGACGCGTGCTTGTGCCTGGACGAAATTGGGCAAGCGGGGCCGCGTGTCGTGCCCGAAGCCGCCTACTTGCTATCCCAGGGCCAGGGGAAAAGCCGGGCTAATCAAGACGGATCAGCGCGGGCGCTCAAGGCTTGGCGGTGCGCGGTTGTATCCAACGGGGAAATGACCCTGTCCGGCAAAATACGGGAAGACGGCCAGCAGGTCCGGGCCGGGCAGGAAGTCCGCATTGTTGACCTTTCAGCCGATGCAGGCGTGGGAATGGGAGCATGGCAGGACTTGCACGGGCACGAAACGCCGGGGCAGTTCTCGGACGCAATCAAGGCCGCTTGCGCCGCAAATTATGGCACGTTGGGCCGGGCCTACATCGAAGCCCTGATCCAACGCCGGGATGAATTGAACCTGTCCCAGGACGTGGCCGCCGTGGTGTCGGCCTGGACGCCGCCCACTGCTTCCGGGCAGGTCCGCCGGGTGGTCCAACGCTTCGCCCTGGCTGGTGTTGCCGGGGAGCTTGCCGTGGACTTCGGGCTTGTGCCGTGGGCCGAAGGCGAAGCCCTGGCCGCCGCCAAAGGTTGCTTGGATTCGTGGCTTGAAGGCCGTGGCGGAGCTGGCGATCAGGAAGACCGCCGCGCCGTGGATACAGTGCGGGCTTTCATTGCCCGCTACGGGTCAAGCCGCTTCCAAAATATCGACCCTGGCACGCCTGAAAGGATCTTGGATCGGGCTGGATTCCGCCGGACCCTGAACGGGCAAGAGCAGTTCCTTTTCACTTCCGACCAGTTCAAAACGGTGCTGGGTGGGTTGAATCATGCCACGGCAGCCAAGGCTTTGGACCGGGCCGGGTTGCTTCATCGAAACGATGGGAAAAACCTGACTGTCCGGGTGCCGCTTCCGGATCTTGGCAAGGTGCGCGTGTATGCCGTGACCATGCCGGACGATGAAGGGGGGCAGCCATGTTGAACATTGACCGCCTTTTGAAGTTGGCCAGCGGTGCCCAGGTGGAACCCGACCCGACCGACCCGACCCGACCCGACCACGAAAAACGCAAGTCGGGTCAGCAAAACCTAGGTGGGCCGTGGGCTAACCCGACCGACCCGACCGACCCGACCAAAAAAACAGCAGTTGCAACGAAAC encodes the following:
- a CDS encoding DUF927 domain-containing protein, with translation MSETLQYAENKSGRSGRSGQGAVDGGFIDPTTEKPKSGRSGQVGLGQVQLPNGYHKNAEGLWYIEDPEKPEEKTWLGAPIYFQAMTRNGDSEAWGLLIGWHDPDRKLHWWAMPYSLLNDTRQSWRAEMASGGWRGATSLKAKALLGQLLASVVVHDRARCVDRAGWHGNAYVRPDAVIGQGEERLVLQATMAANPFTQAGSLEDWNATIGAWAMKNRLLMFGISAALSGPLLELAGMDSGGFHFWGHSSTGKTTIMRAAWSVYGPPSGIRTWRSTSNGLEGIAALHNDACLCLDEIGQAGPRVVPEAAYLLSQGQGKSRANQDGSARALKAWRCAVVSNGEMTLSGKIREDGQQVRAGQEVRIVDLSADAGVGMGAWQDLHGHETPGQFSDAIKAACAANYGTLGRAYIEALIQRRDELNLSQDVAAVVSAWTPPTASGQVRRVVQRFALAGVAGELAVDFGLVPWAEGEALAAAKGCLDSWLEGRGGAGDQEDRRAVDTVRAFIARYGSSRFQNIDPGTPERILDRAGFRRTLNGQEQFLFTSDQFKTVLGGLNHATAAKALDRAGLLHRNDGKNLTVRVPLPDLGKVRVYAVTMPDDEGGQPC
- a CDS encoding bifunctional DNA primase/polymerase, with product MSRQALKSAALSVAGKGKPVFPCNIKKHPMTEHGYLDATTDTDTINEMFSRPGVAGIGMPTGPVSGLLVIDRDRKNGVDGIAACKDLEADLGPLPETLQQRTGSGGDQLFFTYPAGAEIPCSAGKIGPGIDVRSAGGYVIIPPSRNEAGVYVWLNRLRPAPLPQAWIDHLARKPRPEQRPCPRILATLSTRYGAVALERECRELASMSPDSGRNVRLNEAAYVIGQLVGGGEIEHGEALTALEQAAAACGLGDHEAARTIESGFQAGMAEPRQARGRYV
- a CDS encoding site-specific integrase; its protein translation is MGAAMDDEKSSQWKTVARGVQVKFHPDRKHGKAPDRYFRIRYAVDGKMVSESLGWASEGMTQEDAVSIRLQYIKAKKGIIDAPTTKAEAKQLEAQAKAEAERQQQLEAARNVTLSEYWPVYLTSAKLISGDRKKAKSWQSDESAFSNWLQPILGDVPIKDIDVDHWDRFMGAMVDGQLAPRTRQYMAGVLRQVLAFAYSRKLVPFPPPAARDVGATIGKGGNRRTRTLSTAELQAILQALAERDRAAHAITIFCAMTGCRLGEAAGLEWKDLDLSVGEATFRATKNGKDRTIPLPVPLVAFLVDLRSQGRVAGHVFLNSAGNPYTQTPQPFRDTVEALGLNEGRGKRDRVVFHTLRHSAATRLAKGGMSLPDLQALCGWSSPIMALRYAHDDDKTKRKAMDALADELAMPSKVTSIFGK